CCCTTGATGGAGCCCTTGCTGATGGTTGCCTGCCGGTATCCCTGAAGCCGGGGGTCCTTGAGGATATCTCCCGCCTTGTCCGCGGGGATGGGGATGACCTTGAGGGAGATGGCCTGAGCGAGGCGCCGGATCGGAGGCGAGCCCGTTTTCGGGCTGCCGAAGGGCATCACCGCCGCGTCCGCGACTCCCAGCTTGAGGGATTCGAGTTGTTCGTTGGTATTGCCGTGGCGGAGGATCTTCACGCCGTTCTCCGGGATACCGTAGACCCGCATGATCGCGCGGGTGAAGGCTTCGAGGTCCGCCAGCGACTTCCGCCTCCCCTGCACGGTCTTGCCGTTGAGGTCCGCGGGCGTGTTGATGCCGCGATCGCCACGGGCGACGATGGCGCGGGCCCCGAGACCGCCCTGAAACAGCAGCCGCAACGGCGCCTTGCCGTCCTTCTTGAACGACCCGATGCCGTGGTAACCGTGGGTCCCGGCCAGCGAGTTCAGCATCGCCACCTCGATGCGCTTCGCCGTCAGCGCCCGCACGTTGGCGTCGCTGCCGCCGATGGGCTCCACCGTCACGCTGATGTTGGAGTTCCGGCTCACGGTATCGCCCATGCCCACCGCAAGAATGTGGAACCGGGCGCCCACGGTGGACGTGCCCAGGGACAGGGCGGTCTGGGCGTTCAGCGGCGCCGTGAAGATGAAGAGTCCTACAGCGAGCAACAGAGCAGCCCGTAAGGTGATTTTCATGTTTCCTCCATGCGATGGTGTTTTGCTTCCCAGGTCTCGACGAGAGTCACCAAGGCGTCGAGACGCTCGCCCTCTGGCGTGTTGGGCTTAGCCCTCATCAGCCCTTCGACTTCCCTGAGCGCACGCTGGTAGTCGCTGTCTTTGGCGATATGCGGCATGTGTGTGTGGCGGCCCCGGCGGGGGGCGGGCCCGCGGGGGGGGGGTTGGGGGCCCGGGGGAAAAACGCGCCACCGTGTTGTTTTTTTTGCACCCCCCCGTGTTTGTGTGGGGCGTTGGGCGGNNNNNNNNNNGGGGTTTTGGCCTTCCCCCTCACCCCCCCTTCCCCTCCCCGCGCCCCGGGGGGGGGGGCGTTTTTTTTTTTTTTTTGTGGGTGGGGGGGGGGGCCCCGGGGGGGGCGGCCGCCGGGGCCGCTTCGGTTCTCAGGCCGCGTCTTCCAGCGGCGACACGTTGAGGTTGTAGAGCCTCGCCACGTTGTTGGTGAGCAGCTTGGACCGGTCGCCGGCTTCGAGGCTGCCCAGGTCCCGCGCGATGACGTCGCGGGAGTTGGGCCAGGTCGAGTTCTGGTGCGGGTAGTCGTTGGACCACATGCAGTTGTCCGCGCCCCACCAGCCCAACAGCCGGCCGCCGATGTGGTCGTTGAAGAAGGTGGCGTAGACCTGCCGGTGGAAGTACTCGCTGGGGAGCTTGTCGATGGACAGGGGCTGTGCGTGGCGGTGGCGCCGGAAGTTCTTGTCGCACTGGCCGAGCCAGAAGGGCATCCAGCCGATCTCGTTCTCCACCGAGACAACCTTGAGATTGGGGTAGCGTTCGAGCACGCCCGAGAAGATGATGTCGAAGAGTGCGTCCTCGATCTCGCGGGTCTGCTCGACGCCGATGCGGTAGCGCTTCATGCCCGTGGACGTCTGGCGGTGCATGCTGTCGCCGAACCCC
This portion of the Deltaproteobacteria bacterium genome encodes:
- a CDS encoding TAXI family TRAP transporter solute-binding subunit; protein product: MKITLRAALLLAVGLFIFTAPLNAQTALSLGTSTVGARFHILAVGMGDTVSRNSNISVTVEPIGGSDANVRALTAKRIEVAMLNSLAGTHGYHGIGSFKKDGKAPLRLLFQGGLGARAIVARGDRGINTPADLNGKTVQGRRKSLADLEAFTRAIMRVYGIPENGVKILRHGNTNEQLESLKLGVADAAVMPFGSPKTGSPPIRRLAQAISLKVIPIPADKAGDILKDPRLQGYRQATISKGSIKGLDADVNSLAVGTFTATRADMPDDAMYTFTKAFFENLKQFYPVHASAKQYTLKGSLENPTIPYHPGAIRYYKEVGAWTDALAKKQDELLKNQ